The following coding sequences lie in one Montipora foliosa isolate CH-2021 chromosome 11, ASM3666993v2, whole genome shotgun sequence genomic window:
- the LOC137975931 gene encoding high affinity cationic amino acid transporter 1-like, protein MSCTDFWKLLVRARRHDLTDEDTLFNRCLTILDVILLGMGSMLGPGLYVATGQIARDTAGPAIVISLVIAAIPAILSSLCYAEFSARVSKTGSSYVYTYIGLGEIWAFIVGWNLILENVLASALIGNEFSKFINSVSGDRIYKFMTEHMADWNIKGFRSFPDFIAFSIILMFTALSATGPRKPALFMRLSTMINLLVILFVVLSGFYFMDTSNWETLEKFAPYGFDGIMTGASLSYFAFLGFDIINSASEETNNPKRVVPFGNAVSTYVGVFIYLITAAILTLIIPYKKLSFSSPLPDAFTYQGFHIGKYLVAIGGFFGMSTALLTFIYAGTRLIYAMANDGLIFQFLAKINNRMSIPMRAALLCGMSASVIALFLNLNDLVEMLSIGTLFAYTAVPLAVLLERYRPLEESEFDSQANDDEISETGGVDCYGKLRDTIHSTSSQYHGRLDFRAKFGDKPSEETHRIAGVAAASLLFAFFGFSLTVSPSAGLSVILDENPIVLFACCLMSLIFILALVTLFLLPTKRIRIVHAVPFVPFVPLSSILINIYLLTNLSRWTWARFAAWMFLGMAIYFMYGVHNSKAGRSEDSRSRDFLQRLREPARDIRVRAGSLSSDEGPLAQSSESENDEGFQSTQMTSEDESPKHAATGKEKS, encoded by the exons ATGAGTTGTACCGACTTCTGGAAGCTTCTTGTCCGCGCAAGGCGACATGATTTAACAGATGAAGATACGTTGTTTAACCGGTGTTTAACAATACTCGATGTGATATTATTGGGAATGGGCTCCATGCTTGGGCCTGGTTTGTATGTGGCCACAGGGCAGATTGCCCGAGATACAGCAGGGCCAGCCATTGTTATCTCTTTAGTTATAGCAGCAATCCCTGCCATTCTATCATCTTTATGCTACGCTGAATTCTCCGCTCGAGTGTCGAAGACAGGCTCGTCATATGTCTACACCTACATAGGACTTGGTGAGATATGGGCATTTATTGTAGGGTGGAATCTTATTCTTGAAAATGTCCTCGCTAGCGCTTTGATTGGGAACGAGTTCAGCAAGTTTATTAACTCTGTCAGTGGTGACCGAATTTACAAATTTATGACGGAACATATGGCGGACTGGAATATCAAAGGATTCCGAAGTTTCCCTGATTTTATAGCTTTTTCTATCATTTTGATGTTCACCGCTCTATCGGCAACAGGACCGCGGAAACCAGCACTGTTTATGCGTCTTTCAACTATGATAAACCTCTTGGTAATATTATTTGTAGTGCTCTCTGGCTTTTACTTCATGGACACAAGTAACTGggaaacacttgaaaaattcgCTCCTTATGGTTTCGATGGGATTATGACAGGAGCATCATTGTCTTACTTTGCATTTCTCGGTTTCGATATCATTAACTCTGCAAGCGAAGAGACTAATAACCCTAAACGAGTAGTTCCTTTTGGTAATGCAGTCAGCACGTACGTTGGAGTGTTCATTTATCTGATAACAGCGGCTATATTAACTCTTATTATTCCTTATAAGAAACTCAGTTTCTCAAGTCCGTTGCCTGATGCGTTTACATACCAGGGTTTTCACATTGGAAAATATCTGGTTGCGATCGGAGGTTTCTTTGGAATGTCAACTGCTCTTCTGACCTTTATATACGCTGGTACTCGCTTGATATACGCTATGGCAAACGATGGGCTGATATTTCAGTTTTTGGCGAAGATAAACAATAGAATGAGCATCCCAATGCGGGCTGCGCTTTTGTGTGGCATGAGTGCCTCTGTTATTGCGCTCTTCTTGAATCTCAATGATTTGGTAGAGATGCTATCGATAGGAACACTGTTTGCATACACCGCGGTCCCTTTGGCTGTTTTATTGGAAAGATACAGACCATTGGAAGAGTCAGAGTTTGACAGTCAAGCGAACGACGATGAAATTAGTGAAACTGGAGGCGTTGATTGTTATGGAAAACTACGAGACACAATACATTCAACATCGAGCCAATATCACGGTCGACTGGACTTTCGAGCTAAGTTTGGTGATAAACCAAGCGAAGAAACTCATCGCATAGCCGGCGTAGCAGCTGCGAgtcttttatttgctttttttggcttttcgTTGACCGTGTCTCCAAGTGCCGGATTGTCAGTCATCCTAGATGAGAATCCAATAGTGTTATTTGCTTGCTGTCTCATGTCGCTCATTTTTATACTAGCATTAGTAACACTGTTCCTTTTACCCACTAAACGCATCCGGATTGTTCACGCAGTGCCATTTGTGCCTTTCGTTCCCCTTTCAAGTATCCTCATCAACATTTACTTGCTGACAAACTTATCTCGCTGGACCTGGGCGCGGTTCGCTGCCTGGATGTTTCTTG GAATGGCAATTTATTTTATGTATGGTGTCCACAACAGCAAGGCAGGCAGGAGTGAAGATAGCCGATCACGTGACTTCCTCCAGCGCCTCAGGGAGCCGGCACGTGATATTCGTGTGCGTGCTGGGTCACTAAGCAGTGACGAAGGACCGCTGGCCCAAAGCAGTGAAAGCGAAAATGATGAGGGATTCCAGTCCACTCAAATGACGAGCGAAGACGAGTCCCCAAAACACGCAGCTACTGGCAAGGAAAAAAGTTGA